The DNA sequence CCTGGGTGGACCGCACGATCGCGGGCCGCACACCCAGTCGTTCGGCCGCCTCGTCCAGGCGACCCAGGGCGTGCTCGGCCTCGGCGCACCGGCGGTAGGTCGACGGGGGCAGCGCCAGGTCGGAGGGCAGCGGCGGCGGCAGGTAGGCGCCTTCGCGCCGGAGTGGTTCGGGGATGCCGGGCAGCTCGGGCACCGGCGACCACTGCCCATCGGGCAGGGGACGAAAATTCATGGGCGAGACACTGGCACGACAACCGACGCTTTGGCAAGGCATTCCCAACCGGAAGTGAAGCCAGGTGCCCGTTCACTACACATCAGGTTGCACACCTCGATTAGGCCGATCGAGTCACAACTTTGGTGTACTACCGCAAAATTACGGCCGCCGCCCCCTGCTTCAGCCATAGCAGCAGCTCAAGACGTTCAAGGTGCGGAGTCGATCACCACCGTCGTGGAATCGGACCGCCTGTGCTTGCGGGGCTGCGGTATTCCACCCGAGGTGCACCTGGGAAAGCGGCCACGACATACCGTGACGTCCCGAATTGGACCACTGGTCCACCCGTCCCGCTATTCCACCCGAAAGGGTGTCAGGTCTCCGGGCCCCGCCCACCCACCGTCCTGGCACCACGAGGGCTTGCCCTGGTGCCACTCTGGTGCCATAGTGGTGCCATGGACCTGACGCCGTACGTCGACAACCTTCGCCGGGAGCTCGCCACCGCCGCCGAGGCGGGTGGGGCGGAGGCCCGGGCGTTGGCCGAACGACTCATCGCCCCGCTCGACTCCGCCGTGCGGTTGACGCTGCTCGAAGCCCTGTCCACCGCGATGGACGAGATCACGCGGGAGCTTGCGCCCGGCTCGGTCGACGTGCGGGTACGGGGACGCGATCCGGAGTTCGTCGTCACGGTGCCGGATGGTGCCACGGAGAGCCAGAGTGGTGCCGCGGAGTTGCCGCCGGTGGTTGCCGAGGACGGTCCGGTGGCTCGGATCAACCTGCGGCTCCCTGAGCACCTCAAGTCGAGGGTCGAGGAGGCCGC is a window from the Saccharothrix saharensis genome containing:
- a CDS encoding toxin-antitoxin system HicB family antitoxin; translation: MDLTPYVDNLRRELATAAEAGGAEARALAERLIAPLDSAVRLTLLEALSTAMDEITRELAPGSVDVRVRGRDPEFVVTVPDGATESQSGAAELPPVVAEDGPVARINLRLPEHLKSRVEEAATREGVSVNAWLVRAAAAGLGHGGRPSGRTSSRQSYTGWVR